The Oxyura jamaicensis isolate SHBP4307 breed ruddy duck chromosome Z, BPBGC_Ojam_1.0, whole genome shotgun sequence genome window below encodes:
- the APC gene encoding adenomatous polyposis coli protein isoform X2, protein MAAASYDQLLKQVEALKMENSNLRQELEDNSNHLTKLETEASNMKEVLKQLQGSIEDEAMASSGQIDLLERLKELNLESTNFPGVKLRPKVSVRSYGSREGSVSSRSGECSPVPMGSFPRRGFMNGSRESTGYLEELEKERSLLLAELEKEEKEKDWYYAQLQNLTKRIDSLPLTENFSLQTDMTRRQLEYEARQIRAAMEEQLGTCQDMEKRAQVRVARIQQIEKDILRIRQLLQSQAAEAERAPQSKHDAGSHDTERQSEGQGAAEISMPTSSTGQGSAARMDHETASVMSSSNNYSVPRRLTSHLGTKVEMVYSLLSMLGTHDKDDMSRTLLAMSSSQDSCIAMRQSGCLPLLIQLLHGNDKDSVLLGNSRGSKEARARASAALHNIIHSQPDDKRGRREIRVLHLLEQIRAYCETCWEWQEAHEQGMDQDKNPMPAPVDHQICPAVCVLMKLSFDEEHRHAMNELGGLQAIAELLQVDCEMYGLTNDHYSVTLRRYAGMALTNLTFGDVANKATLCSMKGCMRALVAQLKSESEDLQQVIASVLRNLSWRADVNSKKTLREVGSVKALMECALEVKKESTLKSVLSALWNLSAHCTENKADICAVDGALAFLVGTLTYRSQTNTLAIIESGGGILRNVSSLIATNEDHRQILRENSCLQTLLQHLKSHSLTIVSNACGTLWNLSARNAKDQEALWDMGAVSMLKNLIHSKHKMIAMGSAAALRNLMANRPAKYKDANIMSPGSSLPSLHVRKQKALEAELDAQHLSETFDNIDNLSPKASHRNKQRHKQNIYSEYVLDSSRHDDAICRSESFNTGNMTVLSPYLNTTVLPGSSSSSRGNIENCRSEKDRSLDRDRAVGLNTYHPATENTGNSSKRIGMQMSTAAAQIAKVMEEVTSMHIPQDDRSSSSTSEMHCLTEDRNAQRRAASALTHSSTYFPKSENSSRTCPVPYTKMEYKRASNDSLNSVSSSDGYGKRGQMKPSIESYSEDDESKFCSYGQYPADLAHKIHSANHMDDNDAELDTPINYSLKYSDEQLNSGRQSPSQNERWARPKHIIDDEMKQNEQRQSRSQSAAYPVYTESGDDKHMKYQSPFGQQDCVSSFRSRASNGSDQNRVGSTLGMNQKVNQSLCQVDDYDDDKPTNYSERYSEEEQHEEEDRPTNYSIKYNEEEHHVDQPIDYSLKYSTEVPPSSQKPSFTFSKTSSVQSTKTDRISSSTGNASAPSAVSKRQNQLHPSSAQSRGGHAQKTASCKTPSINQETIQTYCVEDTPICFSRCSSLSSLSSAEDEIGRDQSTRVTDANNTLQIAELKENSGALSAEASVSEITSTSQHIRTKSSRLPTSSLSPSDSSRHKAVEFSSGAKSPSKSGAQTPKSPPEHYVQETPLMFSRCTSVSSLDSFESRSIASSVQSEPCSGMVSGIISPSDLPDSPGQTMPPSRSKTPPPSQGVQVKRDVAKGKVPSAEKREPGPRQAAVNAAVQRVQVLPDADTLLHFATESTPDGFSCSSSLSALSLDEPFIQKDVELRIMPPVHENEHGNEAEPEESDDAKDNQEKKAEKPSEAEKDILDDSDDDDIEILEECIISAMPTKSSRKAKKPSQASAPKIPPPVARKPSQLPVYKLMPSQSRLQSQKHVSFTPGDDMPRVYCVEGTPINFSTATSLSDLTIESPPNELANVDSVGTGAESGEFEKRDTIPTEGRSTDDSQRAKSITVTAPGLDDDKTEEGDILAECINSAMPKGKSHKPFRVKKIMDQIQQASASLSNKNQTEGEKKKPTSPVKPVPQNNEYRARVRKNTEPKSNISNERSYSENRDPKKQNVKNNARDFNDKLPNNEERVRGSFAFDSPHHYTPIEGTPYCFSRNDSLSSLDFDDDDVDLSREKAELRKGKEAKEIEAKDCTNTEQSSNQQPTNRTQVCQKHPTSRSQPKTFCQSTKDIPDRGAATDEKMQNFAIENTPVCFSRNSSLSSLSDIDQENNNNKEGEPVKRTEAPDSQMESNRPQTSGYAPKSFHVEDTPVCFSRNSSLSSLSIDSEDDLLQECISSAMPKKKKPSRIKSESEKNNSRSIGGILAEDLTLDLREIQRPDSEHGFSPDSENFDWKAIQEGANSIVSSLHQAAAAASLSRQASSDSDSILSLKSGISLGSPFHLTPDQEEKPFTSNKGPRILKPGEKSTLESKKAEAENKGIKGGKKVYKSMITGKARSNSEVSSQLKQPQQTSVPSISRGRTMIHIPGVRNSSSSTSPVSKKGAPLKNTNSKSPSEGQSSASSPRGVKSSGKPEPAPVTRQLSGLNQGGSSKGPSRSGSRDSTPSRPQQQPLSRPLQSPGRNSISPGRNGISPPNKLSQLPRTSSPSTASTKSSSSGRMSYTSPGRQMSQQNLTKQTALPKSTSSIPRSESASKGLNQILSSGGSNKKTDLSRMSSTKSSGSESDRSERPVLVRQSTFIKEAPSPTLRRKLEESASFESLSPSRPDSPTRSQLQTPVLSPSLPDMSLSSHSTAQSSGWRKLPPNLSPSVEYDGRPAKRHDIARSHSESPSRLPVNRSGTWKREHSKHSSSLPRVSTWRRTGSSSSILSASSESSEKAKSEDEKQHGSSFSGHKQSKESQAPAKGTWRKIKENEIPQIMNDPQHSSSGATNSSDSKTLIYQMAPAVSKTEDVWVRIEDCPINNPRSGRSPTGNTPPVIDSVSEKGGVNGKDSKEIQEKQNPGNGSVPVRTIGLENRLNSFFQIDSPDKKGTESKPLQTNPAPAPENNESTVSERTPFSSSSSSKHSSPIGAVAARVTPFNYNPSRRKSSVDNSSARPSQIPTPVNNSTKKRDSKSENTDSSGTQSPKRHSGSYLVTSV, encoded by the exons AGAGCACCTCAAAGCAAGCATGATGCAGGTTCCCATGATACTGAGAGGCAGAGTGAAGGTCAAGGAGCAGCAGAAATCAGTATGCCAACTAGCAGTACTGGTCAG GGTTCTGCTGCTCGAATGGACCATGAGACAGCCAGTGTTATGAGCTCTAGTAATAACTATTCTGTTCCTCGCAGACTGACAAGTCATCTGGGTACCAAG GTGGAAATGGTGTACTCACTGTTATCAATGCTCGGTACTCATGATAAAGATGACATGTCAAGAACATTGCTAGCAATGTCCAGCTCCCAAGACAGCTGCATAGCCATGCGTCAGTCTGGATGTCTTCCTCTCCTCATCCAGCTTTTACATGGCAACGATAAAGACTCTGTCTTGCTAGGGAACTCTCGTGGTAGTAAAGAGGCCCGTGCCAGAGCCAGCGCAGCACTACATAACATCATTCACTCCCAGCCTGATGATAAGCGAGGCAGACGGGAAATCCGCGTGCTCCATCTTTTGGAGCAGATTCGTGCTTACTGTGAAACATGTTGGGAATGGCAGGAAGCACATGAACAAGGCATGGACCAAGACAAAAACCCAA TGCCTGCTCCAGTTGATCATCAGATCTGTCctgctgtgtgtgttttgatGAAACTTTCATTTGATGAAGAACATAGGCATGCGATGAATGAGCTTG gaggtTTGCAGGCCATTGCTGAACTGTTGCAAGTGGATTGTGAAATGTATGGACTTACAAATGACCACTATAGTGTTACATTAAGGAGGTATGCTGGAATGGCTCTGACAAACTTGACTTTTGGGGATGTGGCAAACAAG GCTACCTTGTGTTCTATGAAGGGCTGCATGAGAGCTCTTGTAGCCCAATTGAAGTCTGAAAGTGAAGACTTACAGCAG GTCATTGCAAGTGTGTTGAGGAACTTGTCCTGGCGAGCAGatgtaaacagtaaaaagaCACTACGAGAAGTTGGGAGTGTGAAAGCACTGATGGAATGTGCTTTAGAAGTTAAGAAG GAATCGACCCTAAAAAGCGTTTTGAGTGCCTTATGGAATTTGTCAGCACATTGTACTGAGAACAAAGCTGATATATGTGCTGTTGATGGTGCTCTTGCATTTCTAGTTGGCACACTCACATACCGGAGCCAAACAAACACTCTAGCCATCATAGAAAGTGGAGGAGGAATATTAAGAAATGTTTCTAGCTTAATTGCTACTAATGAGGACCACAG GCAAATCTTGCGAGAGAACAGCTGCTTACAAACCTTGTTACAACACTTGAAGTCACACAGTTTGACAATAGTCAGTAATGCATGTGGGACCCTGTGGAATCTTTCTGCACGTAATGCAAAGGATCAGGAGGCACTGTGGGACATGGGAGCAGTCAGCATGCTCAAAAACCTCATTCACTCAAAACACAAGATGATAGCAATGGGCAGCGCTGCCGCTCTAAGAAACCTCATGGCAAACAGGCCAGCAAAGTATAAGGATGCTAATATTATGTCTCCAGGATCAAGCTTACCATCTCTTCATgttagaaaacaaaaggcaCTGGAAGCAGAACTAGATGCTCAGCATTTATCAGAGACTTTTGACAATATTGATAATTTAAGCCCAAAAGCATCTCACCGTAATAAGCAGAGACATAAGCAGAACATATACAGTGAGTATGTTTTGGATTCTAGTCGTCATGATGATGCGATTTGCAGATCAGAGAGCTTTAATACTGGTAATATGACTGTACTTTCACCATATTTAAATACGACAGTATTGCCTGGCTCCTCTTCTTCCAGTAGAGGAAACATAGAAAATTGTCGATCTGAGAAAGACAGAAGTCTTGATAGGGATCGAGCAGTAGGTTTAAATACGTATCATCCGGCTACAGAGAACACTGGGAACTCCTCTAAGAGAATAGGAATGCAAATGTCTACTGCTGCAGCCCAAATTGCCAAAGTTATGGAAGAAGTAACAAGCATGCATATTCCACAAGACGACAGAAGTTCTAGTTCCACTTCTGAAATGCACTGTttgacagaagacagaaatgccCAGAGGAGAGCAGCCAGTGCCCTTACTCACTCCAGTACATACTTTCCTAAATCTGAGAATTCAAGCAGGACATGTCCTGTGCCTTACACAAAAATGGAATACAAGAGAGCTTCAAATGATAGTTTAAATAGTGTAAGCAGCAGTGATGGCTATGGCAAAAGAGGCCAAATGAAACCTTCCATTGAATCTTATTCTGAAGATGATGAAAGCAAGTTTTGTAGTTATGGTCAATATCCAGCTGACTTGGCACATAAGATACATAGTGCAAATCATATGGATGACAATGATGCAGAGCTAGACACTCCTATTAACTATAGTCTTAAGTATTCAGACGAACAGCTAAATTCTGGAAGGCAGAGCCCCTCTCAGAATGAAAGATGGGCAAGGCCTAAGCATATAATAGACgatgaaatgaaacagaatgaaCAAAGGCAATCAAGGAGCCAAAGTGCAGCCTACCCGGTATACACTGAGAGTGGAGATGATAAACATATGAAATACCAGTCACCTTTTGGACAGCAAGATTGTGTTTCTTCATTTAGATCAAGAGCATCTAATGGTTCAGATCAGAACAGAGTAGGCTCAACTCTTGGAATGAATCAGAAAGTAAACCAGTCCTTGTGCCAGGTTGACGATTATGATGATGATAAGCCAACCAACTACAGTGAACGTTACTCTGAGGAGGAACAACATGAAGAGGAAGACAGACCAACCAATTATAGTATAAAGTACAATGAAGAGGAACATCATGTTGATCAGCCCATTGATTATAGTCTAAAATACTCAACAGAAGTTCCTCCCTCTTCTCAGAAGCcatcttttactttttcaaagACTTCTTCGGTGCAAAGCACTAAAACTGACCGTATTTCCTCAAGCACTGGGAATGCATCAGCCCCCTCAGCTGTTTCAAAGAGACAGAATCAGCTCCACCCAAgttctgcacagagcagaggaggtCATGCTCAAAAGACTGCCTCCTGTAAGACTCCCTCTATTAATCAGGAAACTATACAAACTTACTGTGTGGAAGATACACCAATATGTTTTTCAAGGTGTAGCTCTTTGTCATCTTTGTCATCAGCTGAAGATGAAATAGGACGTGATCAATCCACACGTGTGACAGATGCTAATAATACACTACAGATagcagaactgaaggaaaacagtggGGCTCTATCTGCAGAAGCCTCAGTAAGTGAAATCACATCAACATCACAACATATCAGAACAAAATCCAGTAGACTTCCAACTTCTAGTTTATCTCCTTCTGATTCCTCTAGACATAAAGCTGTTGAATTTTCTTCAGGTGCCAAATCTCCCTCAAAGAGTGGTGCACAAACCCCTAAAAGCCCACCAGAACATTATGTGCAAGAAACTCCTCTCATGTTCAGCAGATGTACTTCTGTAAGTTCCCTGGATAGTTTTGAAAGCCGTTCAATTGCTAGTTCAGTTCAAAGTGAGCCTTGCAGTGGAATGGTAAGTGGCATTATAAGTCCGAGTGATCTTCCAGACAGCCCAGGACAAACAATGCCTCCAAGCAGAAGTAAAACTCCACCTCCTTCTCAAGGTGTTCAGGTAAAAAGAGATGTAGCTAAAGGTAAAGTACCTAGTGCAGAAAAGAGAGAGCCTGGTCCTAGACAGGCAGCTGTAAATGCAGCTGTTCAGAGAGTTCAGGTACTGCCAGATGCTGATACACTATTACACTTTGCCACAGAAAGTACACCGGATGGGTTTTCTTGCTCTTCTAGCCTTAGTGCTCTGAGTCTTGATGAGCCATTTATACAGAAAGATGTAGAGTTAAGAATAATGCCTCCTGTACATGAAAATGAGCATGGAAATGAAGCAGAACCTGAAGAATCAGATGATGCAAAGGATAAccaagagaagaaagcagagaagccttctgaagcagaaaaagacatTCTGGATGATTCTGATGATGATGATATTGAAATACTGGAAGAATGTATTATTTCTGCAATGCCAACGAAGTCTTCACGTAAAGCCAAAAAGCCTTCTCAAGCATCTGCTCCAAAAATACCTCCTCCTGTAGCCAGAAAGCCCAGCCAGCTGCCAGTTTACAAACTTATGCCTTCACAGAGCAGACTGCAATCCCAAAAGCATGTTAGTTTTACACCAGGCGATGATATGCCGCGGGTATATTGTGTTGAGGGTACACCAATAAATTTTTCAACAGCTACATCTTTAAGTGATCTTACAATAGAATCACCACCAAATGAGTTGGCCAATGTAGATAGTGTGGGTACAGGGGCAGAATCAGGAGAATTTGAAAAGAGAGACACCATTCCTACAGAAGGCAGGAGTACAGATGACTCTCAGAGAGCAAAAAGCATAACCGTGACTGCCCCAGGACTGGATGATGACAAAACAGAAGAGGGTGATATTCTGGCTGAGTGCATTAACTCAGCTatgccaaaaggaaaaagtcaCAAACCTTTTagagtgaagaaaataatggaTCAAATTCAACAAGCATCTGCATCTTTAAGtaacaaaaaccaaacagaagGTGAGAAGAAGAAGCCAACATCACCTGTAAAGCCTGTTCCCCAAAACAATGAATACAGAGCACGtgtaagaaaaaacacagagccTAAAAGCAATATTAGTAATGAAAGAAGCTATTCAGAGAACAGAGACCCAAAGAAacagaatgttaaaaataatgcGAGAGATTTTAATGACAAACTTCCAAATAATGAAGAGCGTGTAAGAGGAAGCTTTGCATTTGATTCACCTCATCATTACACACCTATTGAGGGAACTCCATATTGTTTTTCACGGAATGATTCCCTGAGTTCTTTAGActttgatgatgatgatgttgACCTTTCAAGGGAAAAGGCAGAattaagaaaagggaaagaagcaaaggaaatagAAGCTAAAGACTGCACTAATACAGAACAGTCTTCAAATCAGCAACCAACTAACCGGACACAGGTTTGTCAAAAACACCCAACAAGCAGAAGCCAGCCTAAAACTTTCTGTCAGTCAACTAAAGATATTCCAGACAGAGGGGCAGCTACAGAtgagaaaatgcagaattttgcTATTGAAAACacacctgtttgtttttctcgCAATTCATCTCTTAGTTCCCTTAGTGATATTGatcaagaaaacaacaacaacaaagaaggaGAACCTGTAAAGCGAACTGAGGCTCCTGATTCACAGATGGAATCAAACAGACCACAGACTTCTGGTTATGCACCCAAATCATTTCATGTTGAAGATACACCTGTATGTTTCTCTAGAAACAGCTCTCTGAGTTCGCTTAGTATTGACTCAGAAGATGATCTTTTGCAGGAATGCATTAGTTCTGCCAtgcctaaaaagaaaaaaccatCAAGAATAAAGAGcgaaagtgaaaaaaataattccagaagTATAGGTGGTATATTGGCAGAAGATTTGACACTGGATTTGAGAGAGATACAGAGGCCAGATTCAGAACATGGTTTCTCACCTGATTCAGAGAACTTTGATTGGAAAGCAATACAAGAAGGTGCAAACTCTATAGTTAGTAGTTTGCAtcaagctgcagctgctgcatcaCTGTCTAGACAAGCTTCATCAGACTCTGATTCTATCCTTTCATTAAAATCTGGTATTTCCCTTGGGTCACCGTTTCATCTTACTCCAGACCAAGAGGAAAAACCTTTCACTAGTAATAAAGGTCCACGAATTCTTAAGCCAGGAGAGAAAAGTACACTGGAGTctaaaaaagcagaagctgaaaataagGGAAtcaaaggagggaaaaaagtatataaaagtATGATTACAGGGAAAGCTCGCTCCAATTCAGAAGTTTCAAGCCAGTTAAAGCAACCCCAACAAACAAGCGTGCCTTCAATTTCACGTGGCAGGACAATGATTCATATTCCAGGAGTTCGAAATAGTTCTTCAAGTACTAGTCCTGTTTCCAAAAAAGGTGCCCCACTCAAAAACACAAATTCCAAGAGTCCCAGTGAAGGCCAAAGTTCAGCTAGTTCTCCAAGAGGCGTCAAGTCATCAGGAAAACCTGAGCCAGCTCCTGTAACTAGGCAACTTTCGGGGTTGAACCAGGGTGGATCAAGTAAAGGACCTTCGAGATCAGGATCTAGAGACTCCACTCCTTCTAGACCTCAACAGCAGCCATTAAGCCGGCCTCTGCAATCTCCAGGCCGAAACTCAATTTCCCCAGGAAGAAATGGTATAAGTCCTCCGAACAAACTGTCTCAGTTGCCAAGGACATCATCTCCTAGTACAGCTTCAACTAAATCTTCAAGTTCAGGTAGGATGTCATACACATCACCAGGAAGGCAGATGAGCCAGCAAAACCTTACAAAGCAAACTGCCTTACCGAAGAGTACCAGTAGCATTCCAAGAAGTGAGTCTGCTTCAAAAGGATTAAACCAAATTCTCAGTAGTGGTGGATCAAACAAAAAGACTGACCTATCCAGAATGTCATCCACAAAATCTAGTGGAAGTGAATCTGACAGATCGGAGAGACCTGTCCTTGTTCGCCAGTCAACTTTTATTAAAGAAGCTCCAAGTCCAACTCTAAGACGGAAATTGGAAGAGTCTGCTTCGTTTGAATCTCTGTCTCCTTCCAGGCCAGATTCTCCCACAAGGTCCCAACTACAGACCCCAGTTCTAAGTCCTTCTCTTCCTGATATGTCTTTGTCCTCTCATTCAACTGCCCAGTCTAGTGGTTGGCGAAAGTTACCCCCTAATCTGAGCCCTTCTGTAGAATACGATGGGAGACCAGCAAAACGTCATGATATAGCTCGTTCTCACTCTGAAAGTCCATCTAGATTGCCAGTCAATAGATCAGGAACATGGAAACGTGAACATAGTAAGCATTCCTCATCGCTTCCTCGTGTAAGCACTTGGCGAAGAACTGGAAGTTCTTCCTCAATTCTGTCAGCTTCTTCAGAATCCAGTGAGAAGGCAAAaagtgaagatgaaaagcagcacGGAAGTTCTTTTTCTGGACACAAGCAAAGTAAAGAAAGCCAAGCACCAGCAAAAGGtacttggagaaaaataaaagaaaatgaaattcccCAGATAATGAATGATCCTCAGCATTCTTCCTCGGGTGCCACAAATAGCTCTGATTCCAAAACCCTGATCTATCAGATGGCACCAGCTGTCTCTAAGACAGAGGATGTGTGGGTGAGGATTGAGGACTGCCCAATTAACAATCCTCGATCTGGAAGGTCCCCAACTGGAAATACTCCCCCTGTTATTGACAGTGTTTCAGAGAAAGGGGGTGTGAATGGCAAAGATTCTAAAGagattcaagaaaaacaaaatccagggAATGGAAGTGTTCCTGTTCGTACCATTGGTTTAGAAAACCGTCTGAACTCTTTCTTTCAGATAGACAGTCCAGACAAGAAGGGCACTGAATCAAAACCTCTGCAGACTAATCCTGCTCCTGCaccagaaaataatgaaagtacTGTGAGTGAGCGTACACCATTCAGTTCCAGTAGTTCAAGCAAACACAGCTCCCCCATCGGTGCTGTTGCCGCAAGAGTTACTCCTTTCAACTACAATCCGAGCCGTAGGAAGAGTAGTGTGGACAATAGTTCTGCTCGGCCGTCGCAGATACCGACACCAGTAAACAACAGCACAAAGAAACGTGACTCGAAATCCGAAAATACAGACTCCAGTGGAACTCAGAGTCCTAAGCGTCACTCTGGCTCTTACCTGGTGACTTCTGtttaa